A region from the Rhodamnia argentea isolate NSW1041297 chromosome 7, ASM2092103v1, whole genome shotgun sequence genome encodes:
- the LOC115750850 gene encoding disease resistance protein L6-like has translation MYILIFFKDYALSKWCLRELTCMVECTSQSTGKEILPIFYDVDPSDVKLETELYKSALGKHEEEHGYALAKPWKEALATVARIKGWHIKDQRQGKVIKDIIQKIMQKITMRKRYLPTNLVGIDDRIEAIKKLLNCDASDVRFVVIHGIGGIGKTTLAKVVFNQLSSI, from the exons ATGTACATTCTTATATTCTTCAAAGACTATGCTTTGAGTAAATGGTGCCTGCGAGAGCTAACATGTATGGTGGAGTGCACTAGCCAATCCACGGGTAAAGAGATACTGCCCATCTTTTACGACGTGGATCCCTCGGATGTTAAGCTTGAAACGGAGCTGTACAAAAGCGCCCTAGGGAAGCATGAGGAGGAGCATGGCTACGCTCTAGCGAAGCCTTGGAAGGAGGCTTTGGCAACGGTGGCAAGAATCAAGGGATGGCATATTAAGGATCAGAG GCAAGGCAAGGTCATTAAAGATATCATTCAGAAGATTATGCAGAAGATCACAATGAGGAAACGATATTTGCCCACCAATCtagttggaattgatgatcgTATAGAAGCCATAAAGAAGCTATTGAATTGTGATGCTAGTGATGTGCGATTTGTCGTAATCCATGGGATAGGTGGCATTGGAAAGACAACTCTTGCCAAGGTAGTTTTCAACCAACTCTCCTCTATTTGA
- the LOC115750838 gene encoding histone-lysine N-methyltransferase ATXR2 isoform X2 — translation MEVVCPIDEKRAPEISALLRPPPPREIQDYFDRLLASRECCRLKVKQDGEHGKGVYADVEFKEGELLLRDQMLFGCQHPLNKIDCLVCSFCFRFIGTLELQIGRRLFFQDLGLSSSHGCDTGACSDVSNDHGASDSSDGDDIMDERSCDDSRGCASGSKRAKVPLPKEIVESLMNGEIVLPYSDKFSAPPVVPCAGGCQEAYYCSKACADADWNSFHSLLCTGEKSEAFSAKALLQFMQHANETNDIFILAAKAIAYTILRYRKSKANFLTSCKEDAARVMDKFHMPLLLEAWKPISVGHKRRWWECIALPEDVDPSDEAGFRMEIKELAFKSLQLLKAAIFDKECEPLFSLDIYGHIIGMFELNNLDLVVASPVEDYFLYIDDLPSPEKEEAKKVSQPYLDALGDEYAVSCEGTAFFPLQSCMNHSCHPNAKAFKREKDRDGQATIVALKPIPKGEEVTISYIDEDLPVEGRQVLLADYGFTCKCSKCQQES, via the exons ATGGAAGTCGTTTGCCCAATCGACGAAAAGCGCGCCCCTGAAATCTCCGCTCTTCTccgacctcctcctcctcgcgaAATCCAG GATTACTTTGACCGACTTTTAGCCTCGCGGGAGTGCTGCCGCCTCAAGGTGAAACAAGATGGCGAGCACGGGAAAG GTGTTTATGCTGATGTAGAGTTTAAAGAAGGGGAGCTTCTCTTAAGGGATCAAATGCTTTTTGGGTGTCAACATCCCTTGAATAAG ATTGATTGTCTAGTATGTAGCTTCTGCTTTCGCTTTATTGGGACATTAGAACTTCAAATTGGAAGAAGATTGTTTTTTCAAGATTTAGGTCTCTCTTCAAGCCATGGATGTGATACTGGTGCGTGCTCCGATGTTTCAAATGATCATGGGGCATCTGACTCATCTGATGGAGACGACATCATGGATGAGAGAAGTTGTGATGACTCTCGTGGATGTGCTTCAGGAAGCAAGAGAGCAAAAGTTCCTCTGCCCAAGGAAATCGTTGAATCATTGATGAATGGTGAAATAGTATTGCCATACTCTGACAAATTTTCTGCGCCACCAGTTGTTCCATGTGCAGGGGGATGTCAAGAAGCTTACTATTGCAG CAAAGCGTGTGCAGATGCTGACTGGAATTCATTTCATTCTTTGCTGTGCACTGGAGAGAAGTCAGAAGCATTTTCTGCGAAGGCTCTTCTCCAGTTCATGCAACATGCTAATG aaacaaatgatattttcattCTGGCAGCCAAA GCAATTGCATACACTATATTACGGTATAGGAAGTCAAAAGCAAATTTTCTGACTAGTTGTAAGGAGGACGCGGCTCGTGTTATGGATAAATTTCATATGCCCTTACTTTTAGAAGCATGGAAGCCAATATCAGTCGGTCACAAGAGAAG GTGGTGGGAATGCATAGCACTGCCAGAGGATGTTGATCCTTCTGATGAAGCTGGATTTAGGATGGAAATTAAAGAGCTTGCCTTTAAG tcACTGCAACTCCTGAAGGCGGCTATTTTTGACAAAGAATGCGAACCAT TATTCTCACTTGACATTTATGGGCACATCATTGGAATGTTTGAGCTGAATAATCT TGATCTGGTTGTAGCATCTCCTGTGGAAGATTACTTTTTGTATATCGATGATCTACCATCTCCTGAGAAG GAAGAAGCCAAGAAAGTATCTCAACCATATTTGGATGCCCTTGGTGATGAGTATGCAGTTTCTTGTGAGG GCACGGCATTTTTCCCCTTGCAGAGCTGTATGAATCATTCCTGCCATCCTAATGCCAAAGCTTTCAAACGAGAAAAG GATAGAGATGGTCAAGCAACGATAGTGGCATTGAAGCCCATTCCAAAGGGAGAAGAG GTCACAATTTCATACATAGACGAGGATTTACCCGTTGAAGGGAGGCAGGTACTGCTAGCGGACTATGGTTTCACTTGCAAGTGTTCGAAGTGCCAACAAGAATCTTAA
- the LOC115750838 gene encoding histone-lysine N-methyltransferase ATXR2 isoform X1, translating to MEVVCPIDEKRAPEISALLRPPPPREIQDYFDRLLASRECCRLKVKQDGEHGKEASAVCLSTIEILLDYCFPGVYADVEFKEGELLLRDQMLFGCQHPLNKIDCLVCSFCFRFIGTLELQIGRRLFFQDLGLSSSHGCDTGACSDVSNDHGASDSSDGDDIMDERSCDDSRGCASGSKRAKVPLPKEIVESLMNGEIVLPYSDKFSAPPVVPCAGGCQEAYYCSKACADADWNSFHSLLCTGEKSEAFSAKALLQFMQHANETNDIFILAAKAIAYTILRYRKSKANFLTSCKEDAARVMDKFHMPLLLEAWKPISVGHKRRWWECIALPEDVDPSDEAGFRMEIKELAFKSLQLLKAAIFDKECEPLFSLDIYGHIIGMFELNNLDLVVASPVEDYFLYIDDLPSPEKEEAKKVSQPYLDALGDEYAVSCEGTAFFPLQSCMNHSCHPNAKAFKREKDRDGQATIVALKPIPKGEEVTISYIDEDLPVEGRQVLLADYGFTCKCSKCQQES from the exons ATGGAAGTCGTTTGCCCAATCGACGAAAAGCGCGCCCCTGAAATCTCCGCTCTTCTccgacctcctcctcctcgcgaAATCCAG GATTACTTTGACCGACTTTTAGCCTCGCGGGAGTGCTGCCGCCTCAAGGTGAAACAAGATGGCGAGCACGGGAAAG AGGCTTCTGCAGTTTGCCTTTCTACAATTGAGATTCTGTTGGATTATTGTTTTCCAGGTGTTTATGCTGATGTAGAGTTTAAAGAAGGGGAGCTTCTCTTAAGGGATCAAATGCTTTTTGGGTGTCAACATCCCTTGAATAAG ATTGATTGTCTAGTATGTAGCTTCTGCTTTCGCTTTATTGGGACATTAGAACTTCAAATTGGAAGAAGATTGTTTTTTCAAGATTTAGGTCTCTCTTCAAGCCATGGATGTGATACTGGTGCGTGCTCCGATGTTTCAAATGATCATGGGGCATCTGACTCATCTGATGGAGACGACATCATGGATGAGAGAAGTTGTGATGACTCTCGTGGATGTGCTTCAGGAAGCAAGAGAGCAAAAGTTCCTCTGCCCAAGGAAATCGTTGAATCATTGATGAATGGTGAAATAGTATTGCCATACTCTGACAAATTTTCTGCGCCACCAGTTGTTCCATGTGCAGGGGGATGTCAAGAAGCTTACTATTGCAG CAAAGCGTGTGCAGATGCTGACTGGAATTCATTTCATTCTTTGCTGTGCACTGGAGAGAAGTCAGAAGCATTTTCTGCGAAGGCTCTTCTCCAGTTCATGCAACATGCTAATG aaacaaatgatattttcattCTGGCAGCCAAA GCAATTGCATACACTATATTACGGTATAGGAAGTCAAAAGCAAATTTTCTGACTAGTTGTAAGGAGGACGCGGCTCGTGTTATGGATAAATTTCATATGCCCTTACTTTTAGAAGCATGGAAGCCAATATCAGTCGGTCACAAGAGAAG GTGGTGGGAATGCATAGCACTGCCAGAGGATGTTGATCCTTCTGATGAAGCTGGATTTAGGATGGAAATTAAAGAGCTTGCCTTTAAG tcACTGCAACTCCTGAAGGCGGCTATTTTTGACAAAGAATGCGAACCAT TATTCTCACTTGACATTTATGGGCACATCATTGGAATGTTTGAGCTGAATAATCT TGATCTGGTTGTAGCATCTCCTGTGGAAGATTACTTTTTGTATATCGATGATCTACCATCTCCTGAGAAG GAAGAAGCCAAGAAAGTATCTCAACCATATTTGGATGCCCTTGGTGATGAGTATGCAGTTTCTTGTGAGG GCACGGCATTTTTCCCCTTGCAGAGCTGTATGAATCATTCCTGCCATCCTAATGCCAAAGCTTTCAAACGAGAAAAG GATAGAGATGGTCAAGCAACGATAGTGGCATTGAAGCCCATTCCAAAGGGAGAAGAG GTCACAATTTCATACATAGACGAGGATTTACCCGTTGAAGGGAGGCAGGTACTGCTAGCGGACTATGGTTTCACTTGCAAGTGTTCGAAGTGCCAACAAGAATCTTAA
- the LOC115750838 gene encoding histone-lysine N-methyltransferase ATXR2 isoform X3, whose protein sequence is MASTGKLMRWRSSCTEASAVCLSTIEILLDYCFPGVYADVEFKEGELLLRDQMLFGCQHPLNKIDCLVCSFCFRFIGTLELQIGRRLFFQDLGLSSSHGCDTGACSDVSNDHGASDSSDGDDIMDERSCDDSRGCASGSKRAKVPLPKEIVESLMNGEIVLPYSDKFSAPPVVPCAGGCQEAYYCSKACADADWNSFHSLLCTGEKSEAFSAKALLQFMQHANETNDIFILAAKAIAYTILRYRKSKANFLTSCKEDAARVMDKFHMPLLLEAWKPISVGHKRRWWECIALPEDVDPSDEAGFRMEIKELAFKSLQLLKAAIFDKECEPLFSLDIYGHIIGMFELNNLDLVVASPVEDYFLYIDDLPSPEKEEAKKVSQPYLDALGDEYAVSCEGTAFFPLQSCMNHSCHPNAKAFKREKDRDGQATIVALKPIPKGEEVTISYIDEDLPVEGRQVLLADYGFTCKCSKCQQES, encoded by the exons ATGGCGAGCACGGGAAAG TTAATGCGATGGAGGAGCTCTTGCACAGAGGCTTCTGCAGTTTGCCTTTCTACAATTGAGATTCTGTTGGATTATTGTTTTCCAGGTGTTTATGCTGATGTAGAGTTTAAAGAAGGGGAGCTTCTCTTAAGGGATCAAATGCTTTTTGGGTGTCAACATCCCTTGAATAAG ATTGATTGTCTAGTATGTAGCTTCTGCTTTCGCTTTATTGGGACATTAGAACTTCAAATTGGAAGAAGATTGTTTTTTCAAGATTTAGGTCTCTCTTCAAGCCATGGATGTGATACTGGTGCGTGCTCCGATGTTTCAAATGATCATGGGGCATCTGACTCATCTGATGGAGACGACATCATGGATGAGAGAAGTTGTGATGACTCTCGTGGATGTGCTTCAGGAAGCAAGAGAGCAAAAGTTCCTCTGCCCAAGGAAATCGTTGAATCATTGATGAATGGTGAAATAGTATTGCCATACTCTGACAAATTTTCTGCGCCACCAGTTGTTCCATGTGCAGGGGGATGTCAAGAAGCTTACTATTGCAG CAAAGCGTGTGCAGATGCTGACTGGAATTCATTTCATTCTTTGCTGTGCACTGGAGAGAAGTCAGAAGCATTTTCTGCGAAGGCTCTTCTCCAGTTCATGCAACATGCTAATG aaacaaatgatattttcattCTGGCAGCCAAA GCAATTGCATACACTATATTACGGTATAGGAAGTCAAAAGCAAATTTTCTGACTAGTTGTAAGGAGGACGCGGCTCGTGTTATGGATAAATTTCATATGCCCTTACTTTTAGAAGCATGGAAGCCAATATCAGTCGGTCACAAGAGAAG GTGGTGGGAATGCATAGCACTGCCAGAGGATGTTGATCCTTCTGATGAAGCTGGATTTAGGATGGAAATTAAAGAGCTTGCCTTTAAG tcACTGCAACTCCTGAAGGCGGCTATTTTTGACAAAGAATGCGAACCAT TATTCTCACTTGACATTTATGGGCACATCATTGGAATGTTTGAGCTGAATAATCT TGATCTGGTTGTAGCATCTCCTGTGGAAGATTACTTTTTGTATATCGATGATCTACCATCTCCTGAGAAG GAAGAAGCCAAGAAAGTATCTCAACCATATTTGGATGCCCTTGGTGATGAGTATGCAGTTTCTTGTGAGG GCACGGCATTTTTCCCCTTGCAGAGCTGTATGAATCATTCCTGCCATCCTAATGCCAAAGCTTTCAAACGAGAAAAG GATAGAGATGGTCAAGCAACGATAGTGGCATTGAAGCCCATTCCAAAGGGAGAAGAG GTCACAATTTCATACATAGACGAGGATTTACCCGTTGAAGGGAGGCAGGTACTGCTAGCGGACTATGGTTTCACTTGCAAGTGTTCGAAGTGCCAACAAGAATCTTAA
- the LOC115750905 gene encoding peroxisome biogenesis protein 22 isoform X1, translating into MAETSKDELVQLIRKFGAYLTVKFSNIFSISLNNMNSRSLGAIAGFAVAVVFTWRLLRTPRGPQRRIQKRQAASSSSSGLPSQTNTTSTSSGVCSTSEDLRAQNVVDEFFQPVKPTLGQIVRQKLSEGRKVTCRLLGVILEESSPEELQKQATVRSSVLEVLLEITKFCDLYLMERVLDDESEKKILQALEYAGVFTSGGLIKEKVLFCSTENGRSSFVRQLEPDWHIDTNPEVVSQLARFIKYQLHVTPIRPERTASNVFSSPSLEQFFGSI; encoded by the exons ATGGCGGAGACCTCGAAGGACGAGCTCGTTCAGCTGATCAGGAAGTTCGGGGCTTATCTCACTGTCAAGTTCTCCAACATCTTCTCGATCTCGCTCAACAATATG AATTCGCGCTCGCTTGGGGCAATTGCTGGGTTTGCTGTTGCCGTAGTTTTTACATGGAGGTTATTGAGGACACCTAGAGGTCCTCAAAGACGGATACAAAAAAGACAAGCTGCTTCATCTTCCAGTTCGGGTCTACCTTCTCAGACAAATACCACCTCAACATCTTCTGGAGTTTGTTCAACTTCAGAAGATTTAAGGGCACAAAATGTTGTTGATGAGTTTTTCCAGCCTGTGAAG CCAACATTGGGGCAGATAGTGAGGCAAAAATTGAGTGAAGGCCGAAAG GTCACATGTCGTTTGCTCGGAGTTATTCTTGAGGAAAGTAGTCCTGAGGAGCTTCAG AAACAAGCAACTGTAAGATCCTCTGTGTTGGAAGTACTTTTGGAGATCACCAAATTTTGTGATCTTTATCTCATGGAAAGAGTCCTTGATGATGAGAGTGAg AAAAAAATTCTTCAGGCCTTGGAGTATGCTGGAGTTTTTACTTCAGGTGGTCTCATCAAGGAGAAG GTTCTTTTCTGTAGCACAGAGAATGGGCGTTCCTCTTTTGTTCGGCAACTAGAACCAGACTGGCACATTGACACAAACCCTGAAGTTGTCTCTCAGTTAGCG AGATTCATCAAGTACCAACTTCATGTGACCCCCATCAGACCTGAAAGGACGGCCTCTAATGTGTTCAGTTCCCCATCTTTGGAGCAGTTCTTCGGAAGCATTTAG
- the LOC115750905 gene encoding peroxisome biogenesis protein 22 isoform X2 — protein sequence MAETSKDELVQLIRKFGAYLTVKFSNIFSISLNNMNSRSLGAIAGFAVAVVFTWRLLRTPRGPQRRIQKRQAASSSSSGLPSQTNTTSTSSGVCSTSEDLRAQNVVDEFFQPVKPTLGQIVRQKLSEGRKKQATVRSSVLEVLLEITKFCDLYLMERVLDDESEKKILQALEYAGVFTSGGLIKEKVLFCSTENGRSSFVRQLEPDWHIDTNPEVVSQLARFIKYQLHVTPIRPERTASNVFSSPSLEQFFGSI from the exons ATGGCGGAGACCTCGAAGGACGAGCTCGTTCAGCTGATCAGGAAGTTCGGGGCTTATCTCACTGTCAAGTTCTCCAACATCTTCTCGATCTCGCTCAACAATATG AATTCGCGCTCGCTTGGGGCAATTGCTGGGTTTGCTGTTGCCGTAGTTTTTACATGGAGGTTATTGAGGACACCTAGAGGTCCTCAAAGACGGATACAAAAAAGACAAGCTGCTTCATCTTCCAGTTCGGGTCTACCTTCTCAGACAAATACCACCTCAACATCTTCTGGAGTTTGTTCAACTTCAGAAGATTTAAGGGCACAAAATGTTGTTGATGAGTTTTTCCAGCCTGTGAAG CCAACATTGGGGCAGATAGTGAGGCAAAAATTGAGTGAAGGCCGAAAG AAACAAGCAACTGTAAGATCCTCTGTGTTGGAAGTACTTTTGGAGATCACCAAATTTTGTGATCTTTATCTCATGGAAAGAGTCCTTGATGATGAGAGTGAg AAAAAAATTCTTCAGGCCTTGGAGTATGCTGGAGTTTTTACTTCAGGTGGTCTCATCAAGGAGAAG GTTCTTTTCTGTAGCACAGAGAATGGGCGTTCCTCTTTTGTTCGGCAACTAGAACCAGACTGGCACATTGACACAAACCCTGAAGTTGTCTCTCAGTTAGCG AGATTCATCAAGTACCAACTTCATGTGACCCCCATCAGACCTGAAAGGACGGCCTCTAATGTGTTCAGTTCCCCATCTTTGGAGCAGTTCTTCGGAAGCATTTAG
- the LOC115750827 gene encoding cyclin-U1-1: MLAAGDCTGLEPRPEPGQVEATLPRVLTVLSFVLEKLVARNDRLLESLSRQLNGIGSHGSAMLGKSLNGFQGVRPPNISIPKYLERIYKYTGCSPSCFVVGFVYIDRLVHKHPDSLVVSLNVHRLLVTSVMVASKMLDDEHYNNAFYARVGGVSNSELNRLEMELLFLLDFGVVVSSRVFESYCLHLEREVLLNGHGGHGKIDKALVLSNPALDDVTELPAVEDAEATTDPPSLPQVVD, encoded by the exons ATGTTAGCCGCCGGCGACTGCACCGGCTTGGAACCCCGGCCCGAGCCAGGCCAAGTAGAGGCCACCCTTCCTCGGGTTCTTACCGTGCTGTCTTTCGTGCTGGAGAAATTAGTGGCTCGGAATGACCGGCTCCTGGAGAGCCTCAGCCGGCAGCTGAATGGGATCGGCAGCCACGGGTCAGCAATGCTAGGGAAGAGCTTGAACGGATTCCAAGGTGTGAGACCGCCGAACATAAGCATACCCAAGTACTTGGAGAGGATATACAAGTACACGGGTTGTAGCCCGTCCTGTTTTGTGGTGGGATTTGTGTATATAGACAGATTGGTGCATAAGCACCCAGACTCGCTCGTGGTGTCGCTGAATGTGCATAGGTTGCTCGTCACAAGCGTCATGGTCGCCTCCAAGATGCTGGATGATGA ACACTACAACAACGCGTTCTACGCGAGAGTAGGCGGGGTGAGCAACTCCGAGCTGAACAGGCTCGAGATGGAGCTGCTTTTCCTCCTGGACTTTGGGGTGGTGGTGAGCTCGAGGGTGTTCGAGAGCTACTGCTTGCACCTGGAGAGAGAGGTGCTGCTGAACGGGCACGGAGGACACGGCAAGATCGACAAGGCGCTCGTGTTGTCCAATCCGGCACTCGATGATGTGACCGAACTACCGGCAGTCGAGGATGCGGAAGCAACGACAGACCCACCATCGCTTCCCCAAGTTGTGGACTGA
- the LOC115750826 gene encoding SPX and EXS domain-containing protein 1 isoform X2 produces the protein MIGSLVTAPANSPHLRKAGSRTVVSDLGGELGNGAEDGPMYSVIADELKIASMPISTAAIMPSPILLWRFKVLLFFIWGFICCKFGWDSVMRMSVDLRDLFLYEAFLYYNPLLLVTMMVWLWGINLWVFSQANVNYTKIFDLDQNHLTHREIWKCATWMTIIVPTSMTAYLYLYSHGEVSLAASQPVLLYAAVAMVLIFPFDIFYLSTRFYLLRTLWRIVFPLQAISFSDFFLADILTSMSKVFSDLERSVCRMVHRQVATIAWFEADSVCGSHSVAIPIVLVLPYLFRLFQCLRQYKDTGERNTLLNALKYSTAVPVIFLSALKYHVFPEKWTSFYRPLWLLSSVLNSLYSFYWDVTRDWDLSSFTRIFKFSKPSMVSSLLYARKWVYVWVIGSNLILRCTWTYKLSAHLRHNYLTVFAITALEMLRRFQWAFFRVENEWNKMNSKSNIQLSMTEIGNEEDKLLTSSDHHV, from the exons ATGATCGGAAGCCTCGTGACCGCGCCTGCTAATAGCCCGCATTTGAGGAAGGCAGGAAGCAGAACGGTCGTCTCTGATCTTG GCGGTGAGCTTGGAAATGGTGCTGAGGACGGCCCGATGTATTCAGTCATTGCGGATGAATTGAAGATTGCAAGCATGCCGATCAGCACTGCAGCAATCATGCCTTCTCCTATCTTATTGTGGAGATTCAAG GTACTATTATTCTTCATTTGGGGTTTCATTTGTTGCAAG TTTGGATGGGATTCCGTCATGAGAATGAGTGTGGATTTACGGGACCTGTTCCTCTATGAGGCATTTTTGTACTATAACCCTCTTCTTCTTGTG ACTATGATGGTTTGGCTTTGGGGTATCAATTTGTGGGTCTTTTCACAGGCTAATGTCAATTATACTAAAATTTTTGATCTTGATCAGAACCATCTTACCCACAGAGAGATATGGAAG TGTGCTACATGGATGACAATAATTGTTCCCACAAGCATGACAGCTTATTTGTATCTCTACTCTCATGGAGAAGTGTCCTTGGCTGCTTCACAACCA GTTCTTCTGTATGCTGCTGTTGCAATGGTGTTGATATTTCCATTTGATATTTTCTATTTGTCGACTCGCTTCTACTTGTTAAGGACTCTTTGGAGGATAGTTTTTCCACTTCAG GCAATAAGCTTCTCCGACTTCTTTTTGGCTGATATTCTGACCTCCATGTCCAAG GTTTTCTCAGATTTGGAACGCTCAGTATGTCGGATGGTCCATCGACAG GTCGCCACTATTGCTTGGTTTGAAGCTGATTCTGTCTGTGGAAGCCACTCTGTTGCGATTCCTATTGTTTTAGTGTTGCCATACCTTTTTCGTTTGTTCCAATGCCTCCGACAGTACAAGGATACTGGAGAAAGAAACACTCTTTTGAATG CTTTGAAATATTCGACAGCCGTGCCGGTGATTTTTCTTTCAGCCCTTAAATATCATGTATTCCCTGAAAAGTGGACAAGTTTTTATCGGCCTCTCTGGCTTCTCTCGAGCGTCCTGAATTctttgtattcattttattggGACGTGACCCGAGATTGGGACTTGAG TTCCTTCACTCGGATTTTCAAGTTCAGCAAACCAAGCATGGTCTCATCGCTTCTGTATGCACGAAAATGG GTTTATGTTTGGGTGATAGGAAGCAATCTGATCCTCCGTTGCACGTGGACGTACAAATTGTCTGCCCATCTCCGCCATAACTACCTCACAGTTTTCGCTATCACTGCCTTGGAGATGCTTCGCCGGTTCCAGTGGGCTTTCTTCCGTGTCGAAAATGAGTGGAATAAAATGAATTCCAAGTCGAATATTCAGCTCTCCATGACAGAAATAGGAAATGAGGAAGACAAATTACTCACGTCCAGTGACCACCATGTATAA
- the LOC115750826 gene encoding SPX and EXS domain-containing protein 1 isoform X1 → MIGSLVTAPANSPHLRKAGSRTVVSDLEYLSGGELGNGAEDGPMYSVIADELKIASMPISTAAIMPSPILLWRFKVLLFFIWGFICCKFGWDSVMRMSVDLRDLFLYEAFLYYNPLLLVTMMVWLWGINLWVFSQANVNYTKIFDLDQNHLTHREIWKCATWMTIIVPTSMTAYLYLYSHGEVSLAASQPVLLYAAVAMVLIFPFDIFYLSTRFYLLRTLWRIVFPLQAISFSDFFLADILTSMSKVFSDLERSVCRMVHRQVATIAWFEADSVCGSHSVAIPIVLVLPYLFRLFQCLRQYKDTGERNTLLNALKYSTAVPVIFLSALKYHVFPEKWTSFYRPLWLLSSVLNSLYSFYWDVTRDWDLSSFTRIFKFSKPSMVSSLLYARKWVYVWVIGSNLILRCTWTYKLSAHLRHNYLTVFAITALEMLRRFQWAFFRVENEWNKMNSKSNIQLSMTEIGNEEDKLLTSSDHHV, encoded by the exons ATGATCGGAAGCCTCGTGACCGCGCCTGCTAATAGCCCGCATTTGAGGAAGGCAGGAAGCAGAACGGTCGTCTCTGATCTTG AATATCTTTCAGGCGGTGAGCTTGGAAATGGTGCTGAGGACGGCCCGATGTATTCAGTCATTGCGGATGAATTGAAGATTGCAAGCATGCCGATCAGCACTGCAGCAATCATGCCTTCTCCTATCTTATTGTGGAGATTCAAG GTACTATTATTCTTCATTTGGGGTTTCATTTGTTGCAAG TTTGGATGGGATTCCGTCATGAGAATGAGTGTGGATTTACGGGACCTGTTCCTCTATGAGGCATTTTTGTACTATAACCCTCTTCTTCTTGTG ACTATGATGGTTTGGCTTTGGGGTATCAATTTGTGGGTCTTTTCACAGGCTAATGTCAATTATACTAAAATTTTTGATCTTGATCAGAACCATCTTACCCACAGAGAGATATGGAAG TGTGCTACATGGATGACAATAATTGTTCCCACAAGCATGACAGCTTATTTGTATCTCTACTCTCATGGAGAAGTGTCCTTGGCTGCTTCACAACCA GTTCTTCTGTATGCTGCTGTTGCAATGGTGTTGATATTTCCATTTGATATTTTCTATTTGTCGACTCGCTTCTACTTGTTAAGGACTCTTTGGAGGATAGTTTTTCCACTTCAG GCAATAAGCTTCTCCGACTTCTTTTTGGCTGATATTCTGACCTCCATGTCCAAG GTTTTCTCAGATTTGGAACGCTCAGTATGTCGGATGGTCCATCGACAG GTCGCCACTATTGCTTGGTTTGAAGCTGATTCTGTCTGTGGAAGCCACTCTGTTGCGATTCCTATTGTTTTAGTGTTGCCATACCTTTTTCGTTTGTTCCAATGCCTCCGACAGTACAAGGATACTGGAGAAAGAAACACTCTTTTGAATG CTTTGAAATATTCGACAGCCGTGCCGGTGATTTTTCTTTCAGCCCTTAAATATCATGTATTCCCTGAAAAGTGGACAAGTTTTTATCGGCCTCTCTGGCTTCTCTCGAGCGTCCTGAATTctttgtattcattttattggGACGTGACCCGAGATTGGGACTTGAG TTCCTTCACTCGGATTTTCAAGTTCAGCAAACCAAGCATGGTCTCATCGCTTCTGTATGCACGAAAATGG GTTTATGTTTGGGTGATAGGAAGCAATCTGATCCTCCGTTGCACGTGGACGTACAAATTGTCTGCCCATCTCCGCCATAACTACCTCACAGTTTTCGCTATCACTGCCTTGGAGATGCTTCGCCGGTTCCAGTGGGCTTTCTTCCGTGTCGAAAATGAGTGGAATAAAATGAATTCCAAGTCGAATATTCAGCTCTCCATGACAGAAATAGGAAATGAGGAAGACAAATTACTCACGTCCAGTGACCACCATGTATAA